A genomic stretch from Lathyrus oleraceus cultivar Zhongwan6 chromosome 2, CAAS_Psat_ZW6_1.0, whole genome shotgun sequence includes:
- the LOC127122906 gene encoding uncharacterized protein LOC127122906 — protein sequence MPLYAKFMKELLNGKLKLKDDENVALAEEYSSIVQRSLPPKLTDPGRFTIPSSISSLKIGQSLCDLGTSINLMPLSMMRKLNCGEPKPTEMTLTLADRFVTYPYGVLEDLLVKVEDLLFPADFVIFYMPEDAETPLLLGKPSLATSRSLIDVERGELILWFNKEQVIFNVFEAMKHRHEDL from the coding sequence ATGCCTCTATATGCTAAATTCATGAAAGAACTTTTGAACGGTAAACTCAAATTGAAGGATGATGAAAATGTAGCTTTGGCAGAGGAATATAGTTCCATCGTTCAACGTAGTCTACCACCTAAACTCACAGATCCAGGTAGGTTCACGATTCCTTCCTCTATCAGTTCATTAAAAATTGGCCAATCACTCTGTGATTTAGGGACTAGCATCAATTTGATGCCTCTATCTATGATGAGGAAATTAAATTGTGGGGAGCCAAAACCTACAGAAATGACTTTGACTCTAGCCGACCGATTTGTCACTTATCCCTATGGAGTACTGGAGGACCTATTGGTAAAGGTTGAGGATTTACTATTTCCCGCTGATTTTGTCATTTTTTATATGCCGGAAGATGCTGAAACACCATTATTGTTAGGAAAACCTTCCCTTGCAACGAGCAGATCTTTGATTGATGTGGAAAGAGGGGAATTGATCCTCTGGTTCAATAAAGAGCAGGTAATATTTAATGTTTTTGAAGCCATGAAACATCGGCATGAGGATTTGTAA